The genomic DNA GATTGAGCAAACTATATCTTGTCTGACTTGAGCAGGATGACTGATGCAATGAGTTCATATCTTTTCTGTGTTAGTTCATATCTGATTCTCAGAGAACCTCATGTATCAGATATGTCGTGTTGCAATCCATTTTGTCTTATGAATATTTTACTACATGGATTTTATCAGATCTGTTAGTTCATatattttctgtgttttgttctGGGAGATGGTATAATAGTTGTGTATGTTGACCATATCTAGTGTTCATCACATTATTGATTGAGTAAACTATATCTTGTCTGACTTGAGCAGGATGGCTGATGCAATGAGTTCATATATTTTCTGTGTTAGTTCATATTTGATTCTTAGAGAACCTCGTGTATCAGATTTGTCGTGTTGCAATCCATTTGCCTTATGAATATTTTACTACATGAATTTAGAGTGCAATTTTCttacttattctttttttacattttgtctAGCTGTTTGTTACTGTTCGATCCCGTCTTAAATGGTTGTGTCTCCTCTGTTACTTTGCCCGTCGTAGATTTCTCTTCATCCCATAGGTTACTCTATCTGGTACTCACTCGTCCACCTTAATTGGTGGTTGCTTCCTTGAGGTACTTTAAATTACCTCTTCGTtctaaattaatgttttaaaaaaattcttttccTGTTTAAGGTGTAGTGATTTCGCAATTTAATATGGACGGTTCTTTCTTATATTTCATATAACAACCCATATATCTCTTATCTAACAACCATATAATATTTACAAGAACcatatataagttataaccaaTTTACAAGAACAACatataaccaatataaattatttaatagaaattatcatttaaaaaaacaaaataaaattaccaaGGAAAAAAGAGTTAAATAATTTAGGAGACACAACCATTTAGGTTTAGTTTAGAATCACATATATGGCAGtgggaaaaaaaagagattaatttTTTCCCCCAATATTGACTAAAGTAACAAACCTAAATTTTTCTGCAAAGAATTCGAGTATTAAAAAACCTCGAAACCGACAAAAACTAAGcgaatataataaataaaaatccaatttaCCAAAGaaagaatttatattaaataaaagtagaagcttTTAAGGCGTCCACTAGGATTTCAAAAAagtaactagattttaacccgcggtacaccgcgagcctatcttttaaatttaaatatttaaattaaattgtatttatttgttaatataaataaataaatatatatatatatatatatatattcagttttATCATTAGTTATAAACCTGTAATCAccaattttcttatatatgtggaatgattttattacatgtactatttgaaattcaaaaataatatttagaaaaacaaataatctaaaatgaaaCATTAcaatttcattaatttaaaaatagatttttgtCATCATCAATAatcaaaaatgatttttttttgccggTAGCTGTGtaaagattttaataaaaagatataTTCAGTAATATTGAATTATATACAATTTAAACATATGCACGTCTATTATGGttattagttaaaataaaattagataattttatcaatatatatgattagaagGATATGTTAAAAGGATTTTTTGAACCTACGCTcattttataagttataaaattacaaaaaaaagtggaaACTTCTTAGCTATTAATTATATTAGGTTCatcgaaaatattaaattaaagataaaataggaaaattaaataaactaaataaaaaatggctacaaaaattagagaaatatatatatatatatatatatataacttatgattcctagaataaaaatatatatatatatatatatatatatatatataataaaaggaGTTATTAGATTTCCACATAATCAtaacattaattcaaaatatatagaataaacaaaccaaaagaaagaaaacctaATGAGAATATGATCTCCTCTCACAACAGTTTTGATCACAACATCAACTCTATCTCAGGCTAATGAGCCtgaatattttcataaaatagaaaacctaATGAAACCCATGTATCACATCCCTATATcatttataccaaaaaaaaaaattatacaaatagaatataaaaattaacaaacgtCCAAGATGTGTAAAGAACATGTATTGACAAAAACAGAAGATGAACGCTGAAATACTGTTGCACTGATGCACGACCAAAACTGTTATGTTTTTTGCagaatcttttttattttgttatggaATTGAAGCAAAATCAATTGATTGGTTTATGATGAGGAAGTTTAGAGTTTGTTCGGAATTGATCGGTATATATAGGGGAGGAGCGGTTTAGAGTATGTTGTTAGgtttaagtaaaaaatataaaaaataataattttaactatcatgcaaaaaaaaattcatatttatcatctttatatattaaaatgtgatgatgaataatatttatgattgattgatgaatctgtttttcaaaattttgcagAAAATTAGGCATTCAATCAAAAGAAGTTAAGGAATATTGTAATAGTTTCTATATTTCTGGATAGgatatgtttaattttcttatgaTATGCGAAATTATTTTGGGAGGAGATGTCTTTAGATTAAAGAGAGACTAATGTTAATATGCTAAAATTATGGAAATTAATAATTAGAGaatcttaatttgattttttggtcATACGGAAatgttaatattaaatttacaattgttttttcaattttgttttttttttttaaagtattaatTACAATGGCAAGGAATGTAAATAGTTTCCAACTCCAAGTCTTCTTTCACAAAACTgctgtgaaaatgttaatatagataagaGTTAAAcatgtaattaattaatatttttaaaaacttccagaattttgtatatttagattttttaaataatcaatcGAGATTAAACATCtcaataattaacattttttgaaattatgtaaaatttatatattaaaaatacttataaataagtgtatgtacaacgtcccacatcggctagaaaatttttagacaatggctgagaaccataataaataagattaatatgtttccaATTACGAATGAgtaggaagcttgatttatcatacatctaaatttgaaaaatttaaaagtttaaaatagtataattatatatactaataaaagttggagctataagctctttaagccgtccacataggattttaatcAACCTATCGGTATTCAACATGTCactgattaacattttttaaagttcaaatatttataatactttaaactctttcaaaagtttaagtatcattaatattttactctaaaaatttaaatgttataaatatttaaactacatctaaattttagaatatattacaaatatataaagtctataaaaattaaaaatttaagtattattaaaaattctatatttgattttttaatattttgaaaaaatattatttatctctttttgtGCTTTACATCTCTTATGaactgtaaaacatgtttttgtgtatgacttttgggtctaaggaagaaggattgacctcgcaagaccttgatttgatgttgtttgagttaatttttgtggtttaaagaaaaaggatccACGACAGATAGAGCTGTCAAAATGGGCGTCCACGTCCATTTTGACCCGTCCAATATTGTCCACTTTTATTTTGGACAAATAAGTGTCCGTGTCCATTAACGTCCGGTCCATTAACGACCATGCCCACTTATGCCCATTTTTTTATGGGCTTTCCATGGGTGTCCATTggacaaaaatataacaaattttgtaaaatgagaaaaaattgTGTAATTAGCTtagaacataaacataaatgatCATTTTGTGCTGCCAATCACATTGATcaacatataaaacataaaagatggATCCAAAAGCAATAAAGCATAAATGTTTCATCTAGAACTAGAATAATCAACATCCAAAACACAATGATCAACatccaaaagcaataaaataaagcaaacaTGAACATCTAGAATGTTTCAAACACAATGACACACATATTTCAAACtccctctccttctccttctccttctttgcCTTCTTCGAATGGATCAACAATCGATGGAGATTTTGAAGACAGACACACTTTTAATAGCTATACATGtattcatattactttctctacaTGTAATTTGCAATTTTGAAGTATTACAGATTTTggtataaaaagtttaaatacatgtgaatctaaaaccgaataagtatacaggtgaaagtatcaataattgaAGCATATGGTGACTATGCTGATCTATGAAATTTTACGAGAAAATAggcaatgattttttttttagagttggATGGGTCAACAAGTTATTTGGTAGTCTAAAAAAcggttttaaatgattatttagtggaagaatgtgagaaACCtggcgaggaagaagaagaagaagaagaagattataagGAATAATTGAACAgtataaataatgattacaaTTATCATGAacatttgacaatgaaaatgacgaaaaataaaatgaatagtaaGAAAACAGTGGAAAAAAAACACGaagattaattcatgattcTAAAATGTTTCGTTTGCCTGATAGTCAAAGAAACGGTTTAGGATATGCAAGGTCACCAGTTCGAATGTTCGATCCATCTCGTCTGGAAGTccagttaaattcatgattcttttgttcaattttgatttttaaacacaactgatatatatatatatatatatatttttttttttaaaattgtgcatctgaaataaaaattttgtcttaatagtaatttaattttttttataagatattaCTTTATAACTGTCATCAAATTACTTTATGGGCTCATGTGTTGAGGAGTATGTATAAAcctaatctatactaaataaagtaggagctataatcTCCTTAAGCCGTCCACATAGAATTTTAAATAACCTAtcgggatttgacatgtcactcATTAAAACCAGTCTGGTTGCTGAATACCCCCCACTTTATACATACTCCTCAACACACGGGCCCATAAACTCTCCCTATCATGCAATAACCGCCAACCCTCCTTGGCCAGTAACGCCAACATTCATCTCCCATGCTCGTCTAATAGCAACACCACCCTCATGTTTTGGTAAACATGCGCGTTCCCAGGTGATCAagtgttgtttctttttctcccgTGTACTACTTAGAGGAACGATCGGGAAACCTTCTCCAACTCATTCAAGAGGGACTTGGGCATGGCAATCAAGCTCATCGTATGAACAAAAATAGATGTTAAAACTGCTTTTGTGAGTGTCATCCTACCAGCGAAACTTAAACACTGATTTTTCCAACCCGCCAGCTTTGATGATACATGTGCTAAGACCTCATTAAAGGTTTCTTTattcattctcttctacaagaTTGGCATTCCCAAATATTTGCctaattttgttgttgatttgatGCCGCTCTCATCACTAATGCGTCTGCTTAGCTCTCGAGAGACATTGGCTGAGAaaaagattttggatttttcaaGGCTTACTTTCTGCCCTGATGCACTgcaaaacttctccaaaacacgTCTTATCGCACGGATTTGTGCAACCGAGGTTTCAGCAAATAAGATCAGATCATCTGCGAAGCATATATGAGACAGGAAAGGGCCACCTTGCAATAGACGAATCGGTTTCCACTCCTTTCTAGCCGTCGCTTTATCAATTTGATGACACAACCACTCAAGGCATAAAACAAATAGATATGGGGACAAGAAATCACCCTGTCTCAGTCCTCTAGAAGCCTTAAAACCCTCTCTTCTCTCGCCATTCCAGAGTACATGCATCATTGGACCCGTAACACGCTGTAGGATCCATCTAACCCACACATCTGACAATCCAACATCTATAAGTGTATCCTCCAAGAAATCATATCGAATACGGTCATAAGGTTTCTCCAAATTTAACTATAGTAACGAATATTAAAACGCCCctcccttaccaaaaaaaaaaaaatcaattgaaacgaatattttcaaaaataaataattttttttttaatactttcgAAAATGTAAAATGTGTACATAATCGAATTATATATCCGATCGATGCCAATGAAGAAAagtccaatatttttttttaaaaaaaggaaaaaaaaaaaacaaagcatgaGTCGTCGTCGTGGTTTATCGAGCGACGCGGTGAGGCTAACATCGGTGAGCCATCCAACCACCTTCctattttaatttaatgctttttaaatttctttatatgaaaaaaacaaaaatcgaagaaaataaaaagccCAGAAAGAGCCCAAAAGAAAAGACGCagagacaaaaaagaaacaaacttgtTCCTCCGTTTGTACGATTCAattcatcagcatcatcatcatctccgatctcttcctcctctgatCCTCCGAATCTCCGGCGATGTACGTTAGAGCACTTCCGACGACGGATGTGAATCGGAACACGGAGTGGTTCACGTATCCTGGTGTTTGGACTACTTATattctcatcctcttcttctcttggctCCTCGTACTCTCCGTCTTCCATTGTTCTCCTGGCATCGCTTGGACCATCGTTCACCTCGCTCATTTCACCGTATTTCTCCTCCTCCGATCTGTTGATTTCttgatttccaatttttttttgttttttgtttggttgatttatagatttgaaaaatttgtaatttctaGGTCACGTATCATTCGTTCCATTGGAAGAAGGGAACACCGTTTGGGGATGATCAAGGAATCTATAATAGGTTGACTTGGTGGGAACAGATTGATAATGGCAAGCAGCTTACACGTAATCGCAAGTTTCTCACCGTTGTTCCTGTTGTCTTGTAAGTTCcctttctctttcaaatctcgACGATCTTACTTCTTTACCTTCATCATTAGGTTCAAAATGGGGAAATGAATGGCTCGGCTCATTTTCAATGGCTATGTTACAGTTTGTTTTGCCTTAAGTTTTATGTGTAGGAGATGTACTGATCTTTGATTTGCCATACTTGTGTTCTCCTAGCGATTTCCAATGTTGTAAACgagatgcttttttttttttttttcttttgtttctgtgcTCATTTTACCTCTAGTTTATGTAGAGATGCTCTCAACGAGCTTAATTTACCCCCTGCCTGTTTAGTTGCAATTCGATTTTATGGCAAAgcggttgttttttttttacaatctgATTGGCATTATTACTATACAGTTTACATTTAGGCATGACAATAAATTATTCTTGCATTTACAGCAGGCCCTATCAGTCTCTTCATGTTGAATTTCTGTTTGTTGAGTAGTGCGCTTCAAAAGTTTCACTTTCTGTGTTCAAATCCGTTTCACTGATTAGGGTTGGATCGAAGTTCGCCATTATGATTCATATCAGTTTGTTATAAAAGGCTTCTTTAGCTAGTACCCTAGAACATTAGATGTAGATTTTAGGTCTAGACATTCATACAAGGCATAAGGTATGTCGTGAGATTGCTGAATCTCTTTTAAAGAATGTTGTTGAATACTTCAAATTGTTTTGCATGAAGATTGGATCTTTGTGAACTGAAAATCTGATAAAACTTTTGCATGTAGGTACTTGATAGCCTCTCACACAACAGACTATCAGCACCCGATGCTCTTTCTCAACACACTGGCCGTATTTGTCATGGTGGTCGCAAAATTCCCACACATGCACAAGGTCCGCATATTTGGAATCAATGGAGACCAATGAAAACTTGGAGAGAACAAAGACAAAGGTATGTGTATTATGCGAGTCAGAGTAGTAGTTGGAATGTGGAATCCAATGACAAATGCCATCAGTCGTTCAACATGTCTGTACTCTATACAGACGTTGAATCCCAACAAGAGAAAATGTGTTATTTGGTCTCCATCCCATCGCATAGTCAAACCTTTTCTACTCTTTGTTTGGGGCTTCtatttaattcatatttgaTCTCGTTTGTGGTCTCCTAGTTTCTTATTTTGTGTAATCCCAAAACTGGTTACAACAAAAGTTGTTTAGTGAGCAATCTTAGGGTTTGAATGAATAGTTGGGGAAGAGAAATTTATATACACTGTTTTTTGATATATAGATTCTTTATTAATGTGAAATCAAAGCAATTATGTATTTATGGTTTACTAGTAACGGTCGGTCTTTACTCCTAGCAAGTATAACACTGATCGTCGGTGTTCATTATGATGGGTTCAACGTGATGGGTGGTCCTCAATATTAATGTAGCACTAAAGAGAGGTCATTGTTTTAAGTGAATTAGAGTCTTGCCCTGACACGTCagttgtaattaaaaaaaaaaacgataaaaaagaaaaaaaaaaaacatgaaagcaAAGAACAATCAGCCCATCGATTGACGATTTTGGATTTAATGAAGTGATCAACGATTTTGAAGATTCTCCTACATGACACTTATAGAGTCATGGTGAAGCCTAGATTAGACAAGACCCGTATTGCATTCCCAACTCTCAGAATGTTTTGTCGATTGTGTATAACCAAAGAGAAAGATAAATGTTGTCAAACGGGAACGGCAATGAACGACGCAACGATAACCAAATGCGATTGAAAGCCTTTCACCGAAGCAACgataagtatttttctttggtATTTTACAAGGACTAAGCATTTATGGTCTTTCAATACACAATCTAAATTTAAGtaccaaaaaaaccataaatttaaaagtatGTGTAAACTGTAAACTTATACTGTCATTTTCAGGGGATTGTCTTCTCTACATATCAGGAAACTGGCCCGGCCCGCGCGCGGTTAGGAAGATTGGCCGCAATCTGAGCGGTACCACCCACCGACCTTCCTGGACTCGCTTTCATCTCCTTCTTTGAAAAGCTATTGGACATCAATGGTATCGGACTTATTTCCTTTTCACTCAACAATGAAAGCTAAACGAAACCGATATTGAGAATTAAAtctaatgattttgttttggtggtgTTGTTGATGAATTTAACAAAGACATTTTAGCACACGTGAGGTAATGTATTCAGCTCAAAAGGGAACTTGACAAAATCGTGTTCCCAcctcctaaaaattattaaataattagtttatCGTTAGTGTgtctttttctcttgttttatttttattttcatattttgtgatAAGGtctttttttgagttttttttatttttttaatccagTTATCCAAAATCCAGTAGGTCCTGACTAGCCCACTAGCCCGAAGGCTTGGTGTGCGTCTCGAAGGCGGTAAGAGTGGTTCTTGGAGGCTATGCAgcctaatgttaaatttttctgCAGTGGCCAATTAAGGTATTTGCAGTCATGGGGATTCGAACCCGAAAGTATTGGGAATCTCACCCTTAACCCGAAATCCATCCTATCACTGGCCCACTTCTAAGTGGTTCTTTTTTCCAAGTTTATTGTTAGTGTATGAATGAATAATTAGGTGACacatataaccaaaataaaacaatggGGAATTTAATCCATTTGTTGTGATAACATCACCTCGTTTCTAATTGTTTAGTGAGTAGGTGGGTCACATATATGAGGCTATTGACTCAGGCAAGAACTAAACACAAACTACGACCAAATCAAAatgtggaaacaaaaaaaaaaaacaaatgaaaaacatCAATTTTCTTAAATCAAGATGTATAATTTCATTTATCATAAATGCAATAGAGTCCATATCTTAAAATCTGAAGAGgggtcatatttttttttggtgccaTCTTTGAGCCGGCCTGCTCAAATCAAATgtagataaaagaaagaaaaaaaaatcagcataTGGTTATTGAAATAAAAGTAGGATTAGAAGATTAAAAGTTGACTAAGTAAGTGTAAACAATGTTTTGACCATTTCAAAACTAAGAGAGTTATATGTAAAAAGgaaatgaagagagaagaaaaaga from Camelina sativa cultivar DH55 chromosome 2, Cs, whole genome shotgun sequence includes the following:
- the LOC104729670 gene encoding ORM1-like protein 3, which gives rise to MYVRALPTTDVNRNTEWFTYPGVWTTYILILFFSWLLVLSVFHCSPGIAWTIVHLAHFTVTYHSFHWKKGTPFGDDQGIYNRLTWWEQIDNGKQLTRNRKFLTVVPVVLYLIASHTTDYQHPMLFLNTLAVFVMVVAKFPHMHKVRIFGINGDQ